One stretch of Saprospiraceae bacterium DNA includes these proteins:
- a CDS encoding FkbM family methyltransferase, translating to MGVTIQHLSKDFNLLKFHTKTWLAGMYFTMLQKEKVKLNGVELLVPYDVTDIRLRGQFQIGSYEKRERIYLEEYLDPEASVLELGGCLGVVACVANQLLKHPERHIVVEANPKMIPYIERNKAHNNSSFSIENCMMSSNASNDFYIGPTIGESSMRRKWSEKISVRGKTVRELEQAYNLKFDTLIMDIEGGELVFLRENRQWLEQLHTVILEIHPHPELLSDEEVAECRVLLESAGLKLLIEDGLIWVLKRPQGKT from the coding sequence ATGGGTGTCACGATTCAACATTTGAGCAAAGACTTCAACCTGCTCAAGTTTCATACAAAGACTTGGCTGGCAGGGATGTATTTCACCATGCTGCAAAAAGAAAAAGTAAAGTTGAACGGTGTGGAATTGCTGGTTCCCTATGATGTGACGGATATACGCCTACGAGGACAATTTCAAATAGGTTCTTACGAAAAACGCGAGCGCATTTATTTGGAGGAATACTTAGACCCGGAGGCAAGCGTGTTGGAATTGGGAGGATGTCTTGGGGTGGTGGCTTGCGTGGCCAATCAACTCCTCAAACATCCCGAACGGCATATAGTGGTGGAAGCCAATCCGAAAATGATACCCTACATAGAGCGGAACAAGGCCCACAACAACAGCTCGTTCTCTATCGAAAATTGCATGATGTCAAGCAACGCTTCCAATGACTTCTACATCGGCCCAACCATCGGCGAGAGCAGCATGCGCCGAAAATGGTCCGAAAAGATAAGCGTCAGAGGAAAGACGGTGAGAGAATTGGAGCAGGCATACAACCTGAAGTTCGACACGCTCATCATGGATATCGAAGGTGGCGAATTGGTGTTTTTGCGGGAGAACCGTCAGTGGCTTGAGCAGCTTCACACCGTTATTTTGGAAATACACCCGCACCCAGAATTACTCTCCGACGAAGAGGTGGCTGAATGTCGGGTTCTGCTCGAAAGCGCAGGCTTGAAGCTGCTGATAGAAGATGGACTGATTTGGGTGCTTAAGCGCCCACAAGGCAAAACGTGA
- the rpoB gene encoding DNA-directed RNA polymerase subunit beta, whose protein sequence is MTNNGISNGANHKTGVQERVNFGKIRLAGHYPDLLEIQLKSFQEYFQLETTPENRINEGLYRVFQENFPITDARNIFNLEFLDYFIDPPRYTIDECMQRGLTYSVPLKAKLKLSCNDPEHIDFQTIVQDVFLGNIPYMTPKGTFVINGAERVIVSQLHRSPGVFFGQSYHPNGTKIYSARVIPFKGAWMEFATDINLVMYAYIDRKKKFPVTTLLRAIGFDTDKAILDLFNLADEVACTRENLEAAIGRKLAARVLKSWAEDFVDEDTGEVVTIERNEIILERDTVLDEENIEQILEAGTTTIILQRTDIEEDFSIIYNTLQKDPTSSEIEAVTYIYRQLRGSDPPDDETARGIIDKLFFSDKRYNLGEVGRFKINRKLQTNIDPNNLVLTKEDIIAIVRYIVSLINNKAEIDDIDHLSNRRVRTVGEQLYAQFGVGLARMARTIRERMNVRDNEVFTPIDLINARTLSSVINSFFGTSQLSQFLDQTNPLSEITHKRRISALGPGGLSRERAGFEVRDVHYSHYGRLCTIETPEGPNIGLISTLCTHAKINKMGFLETPYRHVRDGKVVLEGDVQYLSAEAEDFMKIAQANTPVGENGAFLNDRVKAREHGDFPILTPDEVEYIDVAPNQIVGVSASLIPFLENDDANRALMGSNMQRQAVPLIRPHSPIVGTGLEAKVARDSRMLINAEGSGVVEYVDANEIIINYDRTEEDQLVSFEDARKTYKLTKFMRTNQGTCINLKPIVRRGQRVEAGDILCEGYATENGELALGQNLKVAFMPWKGYNFEDAIVLSERVVQEDVFTSIHIEHFELDVRDTKLGEEELTADIPNVSEEATKDLDENGIIRIGAWAKEGDILIGKITPKGETDPTPEEKLLRAIFGDKAGDVKDASLKVPPSINGVVIDKQLFARAKKDKQIKESEKALLDKLDDEHAVALNKLKTTLIDKLQVLVKDKTTNGIRSIYGEEMLPKGSKLTVQALREQINYAEVDYTNWTSEKHTNHLIARLLHNYSIKVNEEVGRYKREKFNISIGDELPAGVLKLAKVYLAKKRKLKVGDKLAGRHGNKGIVSRIVRMEDMPFLEDGTPVDVVLNPLGVPSRMNLGQIFETVLGWAGEKLGVKFATPIFDGAKTDEVEEWIEKASLPELGQTYLHDGETGDRFHQKATVGIIYMLKLSHMVDDKMHARSIGPYSLITQQPLGGKAQFGGQRFGEMEVWALEAYGASNILQELLTYKSDDIQGRAKAYEAIVKGDNLPDANIPESFNVLVHELRGLALDVKFE, encoded by the coding sequence ATGACCAATAACGGCATCTCAAACGGGGCAAATCACAAAACAGGCGTTCAAGAGCGCGTCAATTTTGGCAAAATTCGCCTCGCTGGTCACTACCCTGACCTCCTCGAAATTCAGCTCAAGTCATTTCAGGAATATTTCCAGTTGGAAACCACGCCCGAGAACCGCATCAACGAGGGCCTCTATCGCGTGTTTCAAGAAAACTTCCCCATCACCGATGCGCGGAACATTTTCAATCTGGAATTTCTCGACTATTTCATTGACCCCCCTCGATACACCATTGACGAGTGTATGCAGCGGGGGCTGACGTATTCCGTGCCGTTGAAAGCGAAATTGAAACTTTCCTGCAACGACCCGGAACACATTGATTTCCAGACCATCGTGCAGGATGTATTCCTCGGAAACATTCCCTACATGACACCGAAAGGCACATTTGTCATCAATGGAGCCGAGCGTGTCATCGTCTCACAATTGCATCGCTCGCCAGGCGTGTTTTTTGGGCAAAGCTATCACCCCAATGGCACCAAAATTTATTCCGCCCGCGTCATACCGTTCAAAGGCGCGTGGATGGAATTTGCCACTGACATCAATCTGGTCATGTATGCCTACATTGACCGCAAGAAAAAGTTTCCTGTCACCACCCTGCTTCGCGCCATCGGGTTCGATACCGACAAGGCCATTCTCGACCTGTTCAACCTAGCCGATGAAGTGGCTTGCACCCGCGAAAATCTGGAGGCCGCCATCGGACGCAAGCTTGCTGCTCGCGTGCTGAAATCGTGGGCTGAAGATTTTGTGGATGAAGACACCGGCGAGGTAGTCACGATTGAGCGCAACGAGATTATCCTTGAGCGTGACACGGTGCTCGATGAAGAAAATATCGAGCAAATACTCGAGGCTGGCACGACGACCATCATCCTTCAGCGCACCGACATCGAGGAGGACTTCTCCATTATTTACAATACGCTGCAAAAAGACCCAACCTCAAGCGAAATCGAGGCCGTCACCTACATCTACCGCCAACTCCGCGGCAGCGACCCCCCAGATGATGAAACAGCACGTGGCATCATTGACAAGCTGTTTTTCTCTGATAAACGCTACAACCTCGGTGAGGTAGGCCGTTTCAAAATCAATCGCAAACTCCAAACGAACATTGACCCCAACAACTTGGTCTTGACCAAAGAAGACATTATCGCCATCGTGCGCTACATTGTCTCTTTGATAAACAACAAGGCTGAGATTGACGACATCGACCACCTTTCCAACCGGCGAGTTCGCACGGTGGGAGAGCAGCTCTACGCGCAATTCGGCGTTGGCCTTGCTCGTATGGCACGCACTATCCGCGAACGCATGAACGTGCGCGACAACGAGGTGTTCACGCCCATTGACCTTATCAATGCGCGTACCTTGTCGTCGGTCATCAACTCATTTTTTGGCACCAGCCAGTTGTCGCAATTCCTCGACCAGACCAACCCGCTCTCCGAAATCACGCACAAGCGTCGTATCTCGGCACTCGGCCCGGGCGGTCTTTCCCGCGAACGCGCTGGTTTTGAGGTGCGCGACGTGCACTATTCGCACTACGGCCGTCTTTGCACCATCGAGACACCGGAGGGACCCAACATTGGTCTCATTTCCACCCTTTGCACCCATGCCAAAATCAACAAGATGGGCTTTTTGGAAACGCCCTATCGTCATGTAAGGGATGGCAAAGTGGTGCTTGAAGGTGATGTGCAGTACCTCTCTGCCGAAGCCGAGGACTTCATGAAAATCGCGCAGGCCAACACCCCAGTCGGCGAGAATGGAGCATTCCTCAACGACCGCGTGAAAGCACGCGAACACGGCGACTTCCCGATTCTGACACCCGATGAAGTGGAATATATTGACGTGGCGCCCAACCAAATCGTGGGCGTGTCGGCCTCACTGATTCCGTTTTTGGAAAACGACGATGCCAACCGTGCACTCATGGGCTCCAACATGCAACGCCAAGCGGTGCCCCTCATTCGGCCCCACTCGCCTATCGTGGGCACGGGATTGGAAGCCAAAGTCGCCCGCGACTCGCGCATGCTCATCAATGCCGAGGGCAGCGGGGTAGTGGAGTATGTGGATGCCAACGAAATCATCATCAACTACGACCGCACCGAGGAAGACCAATTGGTTTCGTTCGAGGATGCACGCAAGACCTACAAACTGACCAAGTTCATGCGTACCAACCAAGGCACTTGCATCAACTTGAAGCCCATTGTGCGGCGCGGTCAGCGTGTGGAAGCGGGCGACATTCTCTGCGAAGGCTACGCCACGGAGAACGGCGAACTCGCGTTGGGGCAAAACCTCAAAGTGGCGTTCATGCCGTGGAAAGGCTACAACTTTGAGGATGCCATCGTGCTGTCCGAACGAGTAGTGCAGGAAGATGTGTTCACCTCCATCCACATCGAACACTTTGAGCTGGATGTGCGCGATACCAAGCTGGGCGAGGAAGAGCTGACCGCCGACATTCCGAACGTAAGCGAGGAAGCCACGAAGGATTTGGACGAAAATGGCATCATCCGCATCGGCGCTTGGGCCAAAGAGGGCGATATTCTCATAGGCAAAATCACGCCCAAAGGCGAAACCGACCCGACACCCGAAGAAAAGCTGCTTCGCGCTATTTTCGGCGACAAGGCCGGCGACGTGAAAGATGCCTCTTTGAAAGTGCCGCCGAGCATCAATGGGGTGGTGATTGACAAGCAGTTGTTTGCACGTGCCAAAAAAGACAAGCAAATCAAAGAGTCTGAAAAGGCGCTGCTCGACAAGCTCGACGACGAACACGCAGTGGCACTCAACAAGTTGAAAACCACCCTGATAGACAAACTTCAGGTGCTGGTGAAAGACAAGACCACCAACGGTATTCGCAGCATCTATGGTGAAGAAATGTTGCCCAAAGGCAGCAAACTCACCGTGCAGGCATTGCGCGAGCAAATCAACTACGCGGAGGTGGACTACACCAACTGGACGAGCGAAAAGCACACCAACCACTTGATTGCCCGCCTGCTGCACAATTACAGCATCAAGGTCAATGAAGAAGTAGGCCGCTACAAGCGCGAAAAATTCAACATCAGCATTGGCGACGAACTTCCCGCTGGCGTGTTGAAACTGGCGAAAGTCTATCTTGCCAAAAAGCGCAAGTTGAAAGTAGGCGACAAACTCGCAGGTCGCCACGGTAACAAGGGCATCGTGAGCCGCATCGTGCGCATGGAAGATATGCCGTTCCTTGAGGATGGCACCCCCGTTGACGTGGTGCTCAACCCGCTCGGTGTGCCTTCGCGTATGAACTTGGGACAAATCTTTGAGACCGTGTTGGGATGGGCCGGAGAGAAATTAGGTGTCAAATTCGCCACCCCGATTTTCGATGGAGCCAAGACCGACGAGGTAGAAGAATGGATTGAAAAGGCAAGCCTGCCCGAGCTGGGCCAGACGTATCTCCACGACGGCGAAACGGGCGACCGCTTCCACCAAAAAGCAACGGTGGGCATCATCTATATGCTCAAACTCAGCCACATGGTGGACGACAAGATGCACGCCCGCTCCATCGGCCCATACTCGCTCATCACTCAGCAGCCACTTGGCGGTAAGGCACAGTTTGGTGGCCAGCGTTTTGGTGAGATGGAAGTGTGGGCACTCGAAGCTTACGGCGCATCCAACATCCTGCAAGAGCTGCTGACCTACAAGTCAGACGACATTCAGGGGCGTGCCAAAGCTTATGAGGCCATCGTCAAGGGCGATAACTTGCCCGATGCCAACATACCCGAATCGTTCAACGTCCTCGTGCACGAATTGCGCGGCTTGGCGTTGGACGTGAAATTTGAATAA
- the rplL gene encoding 50S ribosomal protein L7/L12, whose amino-acid sequence MADLKALAESLVSLTIKEANELANILKDDYGIEPAASAVAVAAPAAGGGGGEAAPAEQTEFDVILKDAGANKLNIVKEVKNLLGLGLKEAKDLVDGAPSPLKSGVNKAEADSIKATLEGAGAVVEVK is encoded by the coding sequence ATGGCAGATTTGAAAGCTCTGGCTGAATCGCTCGTGAGCCTCACGATTAAAGAAGCCAACGAACTGGCCAATATCTTGAAAGATGACTACGGAATCGAGCCTGCTGCTTCGGCAGTAGCTGTGGCTGCACCCGCCGCCGGCGGTGGCGGTGGCGAAGCTGCTCCGGCTGAACAAACCGAGTTTGACGTCATCTTGAAAGATGCGGGCGCTAACAAGCTCAACATCGTGAAGGAAGTGAAAAACCTGCTGGGCCTTGGCCTGAAAGAGGCGAAAGACCTTGTGGACGGCGCTCCAAGCCCGCTCAAAAGCGGCGTGAACAAAGCTGAAGCTGACTCCATCAAAGCCACGCTCGAAGGCGCTGGCGCTGTGGTCGAGGTGAAGTAA
- the rplJ gene encoding 50S ribosomal protein L10: MTREDKTVAIAELTEELSGTPFFYLTDSSTLSVAKINKFRRLCFEKDIKVKVAKNTLIQKALESQPESKGYAALYEVLHGPTTILISSNPKAPAKLLEEFRKTEERPILKAAYIDSSVFIGDDQLAALVKLKSKEEMVGEIIGLLQSPARRLASQITASGSKIAGIVKALEERK, translated from the coding sequence ATGACCAGAGAAGATAAAACCGTTGCGATTGCGGAACTAACGGAGGAGTTAAGCGGCACGCCGTTTTTCTACCTCACAGACTCCTCGACGCTGTCGGTTGCCAAAATCAACAAGTTTCGCAGGCTTTGCTTCGAGAAAGACATCAAGGTCAAAGTGGCAAAAAACACTTTGATTCAAAAAGCACTCGAAAGTCAGCCAGAGTCGAAAGGCTACGCTGCCCTCTACGAAGTGCTGCACGGCCCAACCACCATATTGATTTCTTCGAACCCCAAGGCTCCGGCCAAGTTGCTCGAAGAATTCCGCAAAACCGAGGAGCGACCCATTCTCAAAGCTGCTTACATTGATTCTTCAGTGTTTATCGGCGATGACCAGTTGGCCGCACTCGTCAAGTTGAAGAGCAAAGAGGAGATGGTGGGCGAAATCATCGGCCTGCTCCAGTCTCCGGCTCGTCGCCTCGCCAGCCAAATCACCGCCAGCGGTTCAAAAATCGCAGGCATCGTGAAGGCGCTGGAAGAGCGCAAATAA
- the rplA gene encoding 50S ribosomal protein L1, protein MAKLTKKRKAVEGKVDPDKLYTLSDAMALVKEVNTTSFNASVDVHVRLGVDPRKADQALRGTVSLPHGTGKTKRVLVFCTPDKADEAKAAGADHVGLDDYIQKVSEGWMDVDVIIATPNVMAQLGKVARILGPRGLMPNPKTGTVTNDIASAVSEVKKGKIAFRVDKFGIVHASIGRVSFAPEQLTDNAHELISTLVKMKPSSAKGVYMKTVSVASTMSPGIAVDPKSIKV, encoded by the coding sequence ATGGCAAAATTGACAAAAAAGCGCAAAGCCGTTGAAGGAAAAGTTGACCCAGACAAACTCTACACGCTGAGCGACGCAATGGCGCTCGTGAAAGAGGTCAACACGACTTCATTCAACGCATCGGTTGATGTGCACGTCCGCCTCGGCGTGGACCCGCGCAAAGCCGACCAAGCCCTGCGCGGCACTGTATCCCTTCCACATGGCACGGGCAAAACCAAGCGCGTTCTTGTGTTCTGCACCCCCGACAAAGCTGACGAAGCAAAGGCAGCGGGCGCTGACCACGTTGGTCTTGACGACTACATCCAAAAAGTCAGCGAAGGCTGGATGGATGTGGATGTCATCATCGCAACGCCCAATGTGATGGCCCAGTTGGGTAAAGTGGCTCGTATCCTCGGCCCGCGCGGCTTGATGCCCAACCCCAAAACTGGTACCGTGACGAACGACATTGCATCTGCCGTGTCGGAAGTCAAAAAGGGCAAAATCGCATTTCGTGTGGACAAGTTCGGCATCGTGCACGCATCCATCGGTCGTGTATCGTTTGCTCCCGAGCAACTGACCGACAATGCGCATGAGCTCATTTCCACTTTGGTGAAAATGAAGCCATCAAGCGCCAAAGGTGTTTACATGAAAACGGTCTCAGTGGCCAGCACCATGAGTCCGGGCATCGCGGTTGACCCTAAATCCATCAAGGTGTAA
- the rplK gene encoding 50S ribosomal protein L11 → MAKEVDVYIKLQVKGGQANPAPPIGPALGSKGVNIMEFCKRFNAQTQEQQGKVLPVIIQVYKDKTFDFIIKTPPAAIQLFEAAKLAPGKGSPEPNRKKVGSVTWEQVRAIAESKMPDLNCFTVESAMKMVAGTARSMGLTVTGEAPFEVKN, encoded by the coding sequence ATGGCAAAAGAAGTAGATGTTTATATCAAACTCCAGGTGAAAGGTGGCCAAGCCAACCCAGCCCCGCCAATCGGCCCGGCACTCGGCTCGAAGGGCGTGAACATCATGGAGTTTTGCAAGCGCTTCAACGCACAGACGCAAGAGCAACAAGGAAAAGTGCTCCCGGTGATTATTCAGGTGTATAAAGACAAAACCTTTGACTTTATCATCAAAACACCACCTGCGGCCATCCAGCTCTTTGAAGCCGCTAAATTGGCCCCCGGCAAAGGGTCGCCAGAGCCTAACCGCAAAAAAGTTGGCTCTGTCACATGGGAACAAGTTCGCGCTATCGCCGAGAGCAAAATGCCAGACCTCAATTGCTTCACCGTCGAATCCGCCATGAAAATGGTGGCAGGGACTGCTCGAAGCATGGGACTGACCGTGACTGGCGAAGCACCGTTTGAAGTGAAAAATTAA
- the nusG gene encoding transcription termination/antitermination factor NusG, with the protein MNQEKETVAPAAAEEKRWFSLRVISGKEKKIQERILLEIERSGWKDFVFSVVVPTEKVYKIRNGKKVMQERNLLPGYILIEAIGSKLNGDVAKHIADIPNVIHFLGKEQPIPMTQAESNRLLGKVDETAETGETLSEPFLVGETVKIIDGPFAEFVGDIQEVNEEKKKLKVIVKIFGRGTEVELNFMQVEKIS; encoded by the coding sequence ATGAACCAAGAAAAAGAAACGGTCGCCCCTGCGGCTGCCGAGGAAAAAAGATGGTTTTCTCTGCGCGTCATTAGTGGCAAAGAGAAAAAGATTCAAGAACGGATACTGCTCGAGATAGAGCGTTCCGGGTGGAAGGACTTTGTTTTTTCGGTGGTGGTGCCGACGGAAAAAGTTTACAAAATTCGAAATGGCAAGAAGGTGATGCAGGAACGCAATTTGTTGCCCGGCTACATTCTGATAGAAGCCATCGGGTCCAAATTGAATGGAGATGTAGCGAAGCATATTGCCGACATACCCAACGTGATTCATTTTCTCGGGAAAGAACAGCCTATCCCGATGACACAAGCCGAATCGAATCGTTTGCTCGGCAAAGTAGATGAAACCGCCGAAACCGGCGAGACGTTGAGCGAACCCTTCCTTGTGGGCGAGACGGTAAAAATCATTGACGGGCCTTTTGCGGAATTTGTCGGTGACATTCAGGAAGTGAACGAAGAGAAGAAAAAACTTAAAGTCATAGTCAAAATTTTTGGCCGTGGCACAGAGGTGGAATTGAACTTCATGCAAGTGGAAAAAATCAGTTGA
- the secE gene encoding preprotein translocase subunit SecE encodes MEKLTLYLKESYHELVKNVSWPTAAQLQESTMVVLITAAIMALIIFLMDGASKIFFNYLYGIW; translated from the coding sequence ATGGAAAAATTGACCCTTTATTTGAAGGAAAGTTACCACGAGCTCGTGAAAAACGTCTCTTGGCCCACCGCCGCCCAATTGCAAGAAAGCACGATGGTGGTTTTGATTACGGCGGCGATTATGGCCTTAATCATCTTCCTGATGGACGGTGCGAGCAAAATCTTTTTCAATTATTTGTACGGAATTTGGTGA
- the tuf gene encoding elongation factor Tu: MAKETFVRTKPHVNIGTIGHVDHGKTTLTAAITYVLSQKGLAKKTDYDAIDAAPEEKERGITINTAHVEYETEKRHYAHVDCPGHADYVKNMITGAAQMDGAIVVCAATDGPMPQTREHILLARQVGVPRIVVFMNKVDLVDDPEMLELVDMELRELLSAYQFDGDNASIIQGSALKALEGDPVYTQKIMDLMDACDNDIPEPVREVDKPFLMPVEDVFTITGRGTVATGRIERGVINVNDPVEIIGMMKDGEKPLTSTVTGVEMFRKLLDRGEAGDNAGLLLRGIDKEQIKRGMVICKPGSVKPHKHFKCSVYVLSKEEGGRHTPFFNGYRPQFYFRTTDVTGDVKLPANVEMVMPGDNIELEVKLLNTIAMEKGLRFAIREGGRTVGAGQVTEILD, encoded by the coding sequence ATGGCAAAAGAGACATTTGTTCGCACCAAGCCGCACGTAAATATTGGCACGATTGGTCACGTTGACCACGGCAAGACGACGCTGACGGCTGCCATTACTTACGTACTTTCGCAGAAGGGTCTGGCTAAGAAGACGGACTACGATGCCATTGATGCTGCTCCGGAAGAAAAAGAGCGCGGTATCACTATCAACACCGCGCACGTAGAATACGAAACGGAAAAGCGTCACTACGCGCACGTGGACTGCCCGGGTCACGCCGACTACGTTAAAAACATGATTACGGGCGCCGCTCAGATGGACGGTGCCATCGTTGTTTGCGCTGCTACTGACGGCCCGATGCCGCAGACACGCGAACACATCCTCCTCGCCCGCCAAGTAGGTGTTCCGAGAATCGTTGTATTCATGAACAAGGTTGACCTCGTGGACGACCCGGAAATGCTTGAACTCGTTGACATGGAGCTCCGCGAACTGCTGAGCGCCTATCAGTTCGACGGCGACAACGCTTCCATTATTCAAGGTTCGGCACTTAAGGCACTTGAAGGCGACCCAGTCTATACTCAAAAAATCATGGATTTGATGGATGCTTGTGACAACGACATCCCGGAACCTGTCCGTGAAGTGGACAAGCCGTTCCTGATGCCGGTCGAAGACGTGTTCACCATCACGGGTCGTGGCACGGTCGCCACTGGTCGTATCGAGCGCGGCGTCATCAACGTGAACGACCCCGTCGAAATCATCGGTATGATGAAAGACGGCGAAAAACCCCTCACTTCTACCGTGACGGGTGTGGAAATGTTCCGCAAACTGCTCGACCGCGGTGAAGCAGGCGACAACGCTGGTCTTCTCCTTCGCGGTATTGACAAAGAGCAAATCAAGCGCGGCATGGTTATCTGCAAACCCGGCAGCGTGAAGCCGCACAAACACTTCAAGTGTTCTGTGTACGTCCTCTCGAAAGAAGAGGGTGGCCGTCACACGCCGTTCTTTAATGGCTACCGCCCGCAGTTCTATTTCCGCACCACCGACGTAACGGGCGATGTGAAACTCCCTGCCAACGTGGAGATGGTGATGCCGGGCGACAACATCGAACTCGAAGTGAAACTGCTCAACACCATCGCTATGGAAAAAGGCCTGCGCTTCGCTATTCGCGAAGGTGGCCGCACGGTGGGCGCTGGTCAGGTAACTGAGATTCTTGACTAA
- a CDS encoding O-methyltransferase: MSPLDKTLDYCQNHTSPVNDILAELERETHLSTLSPQMLSGAYQGQLLRFFSLMIRPQRVLEIGTFTGYATLCMAEGLADDGLLHTIEINDELSPIIQKYLRKAGLEKRVQLHLGDAAHIIPRLDETFDLVFIDAGKLDYPIHYELALSKTRRGGFLLADNVLWDGKVAAGDEKDETSRVLRTFNNMVYADERVENILLPLRDGLMVMRKV, translated from the coding sequence ATGAGTCCACTTGACAAAACCCTCGACTACTGCCAAAACCACACTTCTCCTGTGAATGACATACTCGCGGAGTTGGAACGCGAGACGCACCTTAGCACGCTCAGCCCTCAAATGTTGAGTGGGGCCTATCAAGGACAACTGCTTCGCTTCTTCAGTCTGATGATTCGGCCGCAGAGGGTGTTGGAGATTGGCACATTCACTGGCTACGCCACACTTTGCATGGCAGAAGGGCTGGCTGACGATGGCCTTTTGCACACAATTGAGATTAACGACGAGTTAAGCCCAATCATCCAAAAGTATTTGCGCAAGGCTGGGCTGGAAAAGCGGGTGCAACTTCACTTGGGCGACGCGGCACACATCATTCCAAGGCTCGACGAGACATTCGACCTTGTTTTTATTGATGCAGGCAAGCTTGATTATCCCATTCACTATGAGCTGGCTTTGAGCAAAACCCGTCGGGGCGGCTTTTTGTTGGCTGACAACGTGCTGTGGGATGGCAAGGTGGCGGCGGGCGATGAAAAGGACGAGACCTCGCGTGTGTTGCGCACCTTTAATAATATGGTGTACGCTGACGAAAGGGTGGAGAATATCCTGCTGCCCTTGCGTGATGGTTTGATGGTGATGCGCAAGGTTTGA